The Xiphophorus maculatus strain JP 163 A chromosome 23, X_maculatus-5.0-male, whole genome shotgun sequence genome contains a region encoding:
- the trmt112 gene encoding multifunctional methyltransferase subunit TRM112-like protein, translating to MKLLTHNMLTSHVKGVTKGYPLLIKATEVKVNEVDFNPKFVCRMIPKLEWSALVQAADQLGHREDLPGELVPDYEKNEDFLRKVHRVLLEVEVIEGCLQCPESGREFPISRGIPNMLLNEDEA from the exons aTGAAACTACTTACGCACAACATGTTGACGTCGCACGTGAAGGGAGTAACCAAGGGATACCCGCTGCTCATCAAG GCCACTGAGGTGAAGGTGAACGAGGTGGATTTTAATCCTAAGTTTGTCTGCCGGATGATCCCCAAACTGGAGTGGAGCGCTCTGGTCCAGGCTGCAGACCAG CTAGGTCATCGAGAGGACCTGCCAGGTGAGCTGGTGCCTGACTATGAGAAAAACGAAGACTTCCTGAGGAAAGTGCACCGAGTTCTGCTGGAG GTGGAGGTGATCGAGGGATGCCTGCAGTGTCCTGAATCCGGTCGAGAGTTCCCAATCTCCAGGGGAATCCCTAACATGCTGCTGAACGAAGACGAGGCCTAG